The Clarias gariepinus isolate MV-2021 ecotype Netherlands chromosome 20, CGAR_prim_01v2, whole genome shotgun sequence genome includes the window TTCGAAGCAAAGCCGGTGCGCTCTTTCATTCAAATGCAAGAGcaatagtttttcttttccttacaATTGGCAATCCATTGCTCTTCCTGTAATATCCCTGTAAAgacctggatttttttttaacctgaatTTTAATACCTGAATTTTGTCATCCTGGATTTTTTAACTGAATTATGGCAGCCAGAATTTGTGtggttgaaaaataatgaagatgaaATTCAACACTTGTAAATATTGTTAgcagcaatttaaaaatgttcaatattttaatattcaaatgttttgtatcaataatgaattttaaatgctcgagttacattttcatttgaaatatgcaaccacaataaattgcagtggcaaaaatttcaagcATTAGAAATGCTGTGAGGATTGTTCGAATTCAGataaaattgcaatgcagaaacattttattgcaacaagtttttttttagtttatgtaaTTGAATATGTTTATTTTGCTTTGGAGAATTTTCATAATAAATGCATTATCTATTTAAGCAAGTTTTCTCAAAGACTTTACCAAGCCCAATTTAGAGCATGTTATatttgctacagtatatacagagcCATATGcaggatatattttttttagaaaaaaaagtaactatgcaGTGTTTTCCTGGAAAgtggcaataaataaataaatcgggaaaggaaaaaaaggcttaaacGTGCAATAAGCTCAAAATAAGCCTGTGATGAGTGGatctttaaaatttatttgtcagATGTTTTGAAGAAATTAAGAAATTTTGTGGACAATTATTCCACATGTTAAGTTGCATTATAAGTTTTAAAGGCATACCTGAAGTAATTAATTTTCCTCCTAGGCTGTTACAGACTGAAAgcggtgtgtgtggtgctgctgTTTGTTCTTTTGCTGACTGCCATCACAGTGCTGTCATTCAAATTCATTACAGAACGACACCTAAACAAACAATTACAGCAAAAGACAGATGAACTCCAGAAAACGTTGGATGCTTTAGGTGAGCAAATATTGTAAGCTGGGACAAAAGTGCATGAATCCATTAATATCAGAGcattgattttgtaaaataataaagaataaaattttaCAGTCTTAATTAATTGACAATGAGGGGTGTTCAACTCaatccaggacttttgattatgcagaataataaaGCACAGTTATGAAAGTTAAAGCTCCCTTTATATAACACCCTGTTTATTAAGGaataaatgaagaataaatggCTTAAAGGAGCGAGGAcaaaaagaaagggaaggaaTGTTGTGCACGTGCAAgtctggtgggcagtgccctacaggcatgcgggcacaggctggtgagtgGTGGACAGCGGGCAGAGTGGCAGCGTGGACAGCTGCTCCTGCGTAGTTCACTTGCACTGCCTCTCCTCTCGGGGGAGCTCTCTCTGAGGGCGCGGCCTCAGATTGGAGTCCTCTCTGACATCTGGTGGCTGGGCGGCTTTCCTCGGCCGGGAACAGGAGCCATGACGTGATCCTCCTTGTGGCCTTTTCCTCCTCGGTGGCAGGGTCATGATATCCGGCTCCATAGAGAGCTGAAGAGCCGCGGGAGCTCCGGCAGTGAGCTTGCGGCTGTCCTTGCTGCGGAGAACAAAGGCGTACTTGCCTCTTTGAATTCCCTGGGGCTTGTTTCATTGCCCCACTTGCTTGCCGCTCTTCCGTGTTGTAGCTTGCGTGTGGCACTTTCCGCTCCAGAAAGTCCAGTATCCCAACAGACCCTGAGCTACACTCCACGCAGTGTTTTTTAGCGTGGAGAGAAGCGGGGGgggcaatccagtgtcttcttgtgccagtcccaagtctggataaatgcagagggttgtgtcaggaagggcatccgacgtaaaacatttgccaaatcaataatgcgaatcacgaatataaatcccataccggatcggttgtggcccgggttaacaacgaccggcactggtgttgttgacctacagggtgctggtggaaattgggctactgttggtcgaagaaggagaggaggaaggcgtgttcgaaagcagagagggaagaggaaaggcaagagtttaggagtgatggtagggactttgaatgttgggaccatgacagggaagggaagagagttagttgatatgatgcagagaaggaaggtggatatactgtgtgtccaggagaccaggtggaaaggtagcaaggctagaagcttaggatcagggttcaaattgttttaccatggtgtggataggaaaagaaatagagtaggagttattctgaaagaggagtttgtaaggaatgttctagaggtgaagagagtatcagatagggtgatgagtctgaagctggaaattgaagggataatgttcaatgttgttagtggctatgccccacaggtaggatgtgagttaaaagagaaggagaaattctggagtgatttagatgaagtgatgcagagcatccccagaggtgaaagagtggtgattggtgcagacttcaatggacaagttggggaagggaacaaaggtgatgaaaatgtgatgggcaggtattgtcttcaggacagaaatgcagaaggacagatggtggtggactttgcaaagaggatggaaatggcagaagtaaatactttcttccagaagaggcaggaacatagggtgacatataagagtggaggcagaagcactcaggtcgactacatcttgtgtcgacgttgtaacctgaaagagatcagtgactgcaaagtgttggtaggggagagtgtagccagacaacacagaatggtggtgtgtaaaataaccctggtggtgaggaaggcgaagaggacaaaggcaaagcagaggacaaaaaggaggaagctgagaaaggaagaatgttgtgaagtctttagggaggagatgagacaggctatgggtggtcaggaggggctttcagttgactggacaactacagccaatgtgatcagggagacaggtaggaggctacttggtgtatcatcaggtaaggggaaagtggacaaggagacttggtggtggaatgaggaagtccaggagtgtatacagggaaagaggcgagctaagaagaagtgggacactgagaggactgaagagagtagacaggagtacagggagatgcagaggaAGGTGTAGGTaaaggtggcaaaggccaaacaaagagcatatgaggacttgtatgctaggctagacagtagggagggagaggtggatctgtacaggttggtaaggcagagagatagagatgggaatgatgtgcagcaggttagagtgattaaagatagagatggaatgtactgacagatgccaggagggtgatgggaagatggaaggagtactttaaggagttgatgaatgaggaaaatggaagagaacaaagagtagaagaggtgactgttgtggaacaggaagtagcaaatattagtagaagtgaggtgagaagggcgttgaagaggatgaagagtggaaaggctgttggtcctgatgacatacctgtggaggtatggaagtgcttaggagaggtggcagtagagtttctgacaagtttgtttaacaagatcttggagagtgagaggattccagaggaatggaggagaagtgtattggtgccaatttttaagaacaagggagatgtgcaaagctgtggcagttatagaggtataaagctaatgagccagacaatgaagctgtgggaaagagtagtggaagctaggttaaggggaGAGGTGTGCAtctgtgagcagcaatatggttttatgcctagaaagagtacatcagatgcagtatttgctttgaggatgctggcagggagaagtacagagaaggtaacagggagttgcattgtgtctttttagatttagagaaagcgcatgacagggtgccgagagaggatctgtggtattgtatgagaaggtctggagtggcagagaagtatgttagagtggtgcaggacatgtatgagagctgtaagacagtggtaagatgtgctgtaggtgtgacagaagagttcaaggtggaggtgggtctgcatcaaggatcggctctaagcccctttttgtttgctctggtaatggacaggatgacagctgaggtaagacaggagtccccatggactatgatgtttgcagatgacattgtgctttgtagcgagagcagggaacaggtggaggaaaatttggagaggtggaggtatgctctggaaagcagaggaatgaaggttagccgcagcaagacggaatacatgtgtgtaaatgagagggacccaggaggatcggtgaggctacagggagcagaggtaaagaaggtgcatgattttaagtacttagggtcaacggtccagagcaacggagagtgttcaaaggaggtgaagaggcgggtacaggaaggttgaaatgggtggagaaaagtgtcaggtgtgttgtgcgataaaagagtatcagcgagaatgaaagaaaaggtgtacaggacagtggtgagaccagcgatgctctacggcttagagacagtggcgctaaagaaaagacaggaggcagagttggaggtagcagagcggaagatgttgaggttctctttgagagtgacaaggatggataggatcaagaatgagtttatcagagggacaacccacattagatgtttgtgagataaagtcagagaggccagattgaggtggtttggccatgtccagaggagagattgtgagtatatcggtagaaggatgctgaggttggaactgccaggcaggaggtctagaggaagaccaaagaggagatttatggatgcggtgagagaggacatgaagttagttggtgtgagagaagaggatgcagaggatagggttagatggaggcataTGATtctctgtggcgacccctgaaagggaacagccgaaagacaaagaagaagaagaagaagaagagaagcccgggatcattggcatagatggctcaccagccgtgcctgaGCGAGGAGTGAGCTAGGAACGATATTAGATTTGGGTGCatgcccatcacaggcgcatgcCGTGACAGATAGCATCAAGGTGGAAGATTTTCTCAGTAGACCCAAGTCATGATTAGACTTCCTGAAATGCTGggctcccaggaactcctttaatggctcaaacatgtggaaatggtttggagcgTAGTCAGGACTGTActagggatgtggcaataactgcAAATGTAATGTGCAAATGCTGTTGGTATATAATGGTGTGCATAAAGACTGAAGCATCTCTTATGTAAGTTGCTcacaagttatccattgatttttaaTGATCAGTTGTTCCGTTTGCTAACTGTTCTTGGCAATGACTGCAGTAGGTTGCAAGCCACTTCATTCACGGGTGTACAGCTTAAAGTCTAATCGCAGTAATGTGCTTGGGGTCTTCTATAAATGTCAGTTTTTATGCTTTCATTTCAAAGAAATTTTGAATGCTTATCGGAATACACTAATTACTTGATgtaaatttgttaaatgttatatCACATGTCATACTGTGTGATCAGATATGCAGGACAAGCTGAGATGGAAAAACCTAAGCTCCAGTCTTTATTACTTCTCTGAGATGAAGAACTGGGATGAGAGCAGACAGGACTGTAGGGAGAGaggagcagacctggtgatcataaacagcaaagagaaacaggtgtgtgtatgtgtgtgtgtgtgtgtgtgtgtgtgtgtgtgtgtgtgtgtgtgtgtgtgtgtgtgtgtttgaaagagGAAGAGTTCATGTTCTCTTATTCGACTATCAAATTGACAGGAGTTCATTGTTGAACAGCTGAAAGGAAGTCGGACTTGGATTGGTCTGAGTGACAGAGACAAAGAGGGAGAGTGGAAATGGGTGGACGGTACACCACTGACCTCTGGGTAAGACCACATGTGTAGATCAACAATCATTTATTTCTTGTACATTTAAGCCTGTATAAGATGAATAAAGctcgaaaaatgttatgtcctGTTAAATTATCTTATTTGTCTTAGATAACACAGACTAAGATCATTGAGTTAAAGTTGTGGAACTGACGGGAATACCTAATCAGATTATCTCAATTTTAGGAACTGGGGTCCAGGTCAACCAGATAATTTCAATGAAGAGGACTGTGCTGAGATTGGCTTTCCAGATAAACAGGACTTGAATGACAGACCATGCTCTCATAAACAAGGCTGGATCTGTGAGAAGCGTGTTGAATCTAATAGCAGTGAAGTAAAAtactaaaaacatttacaaataagTCAAGCTAAATATATTCATCTTTTGTAATGAATTCTAACCATGTCTTCAAGAAAGAACTTTTACTGCGCACAGTAACATTATTACAGTACTGCTTCTGCTAGTAAACTGGGATAATATTAATGTCACCCTTTCTCCCTAACTTCcaaaaagtcacatgaccacagcAACCTAATGTGAAACATCTTACTGCTTGAGATGTTTGACAGgttacagtgctgtaaaaagtatttgctttcttttttatgtataaattacaaatacaaaatgcattttttttttattattatttatcaattattaagggaaaaaagcctACCTTGCTCTTATTGAAAGGGTCATTTAAATCTTCCACATCCAGGCCTTATTACTCCCAGACCTGTTTAAGCAGAgaaatagaacctgtctgacaaagtgaaacaAGCTAAAAAATCTCAAAAAGCAGCACATCTTGCTGCAATCAGAAGAAATTTAATAACAGATGAAAAACAAAGTAGTTGACATGTATCATGCATGGTtaccaagccatttctaaggctttgggactccagaaAACCACAGTTACACAAAgtcattatccacaaatgaaaaaaacttGGTACAGTGGTGAACCTTTACACAATTGGCTGCCTTATCAAAATTACTCCAACAGCACAACGACAACTCATAAAAGAACACATCTAAACAACATCCAAAGAACTGCAAGCCTCACTtgctcagttaaggtcagtattcatgattcaacaataagaaagagacaggGCAAAAATGGCACCAACACAGTGTTTCAGAGAAAGAACGTTATACCACCAGTCAAACATGGTGATgatagtgtgatggtctggagcTTTTCAGCTCTTTAGGACCTGGATGACTTGCCACAATTAAATGAAACCATAAATTCTGTGCTTTatcagaaaatcctgaaggagaatgtctggtCATCAGTTCATGACCTCAAGCGCACTTGGGTACTGTatacaacagtaaaaaaaataaaaataaaaaattgttttgaagAAGCCTGATCAAAGGCTTAAGCTCGATTGAGATCCGATGACCAGTTATCACAAACATTTAATTGCTGTTGTTGTCACCAGGCACAactagttattaggtttaggggtatttttttttctatgccaGGTAGGTTTGTACAGcttttttacctttaataaatgaaatcatcatttaaaaatccattttgcaTTTACTCAGATTATCTTTGTGTAACacaaaaatttgtttgatgatcttaattatttaagtgtgacagatatgcaaaaaaaaaaaaagaattcaggAAGAATACTTTTTCACTCTTGCTTGTAGTGTGAAATTATTCTTGTTTGTGTCTACTAGTGTTTATTACTTTCATTACTGTCAATTACCTTTAACCTTTAAAGACATAGTGGTGTGATGTATTttgaagttaattattttccaatGATATcctcttttttaatatatttttaaaccttaGAAGTTTCCAGCTTAAACAGAAAAGGACTCTGTTCAGAGCTGGATGTAATGTTGTGAAGGTCAGCCACACAAGCTCCTGTTATCATATGTGTTATCATCAGCTGTGCTAAGAACTTtagaatattaaatattgtatGCAGAATACAGAACATTAATAATCACTGGTCTGTGATTATTACCTTTTACAACTCAACTACTCCACCAGCTGTGCTATTCCCATGTCTTTTGTGTCAAATTTACCcacatctataccactttatactgtatccagggttgcggggggcctggagcctatcccaggagacttagggcacgaggtggggtacaccctggacagtaaAATGTGTATGCCATCATATggcacccacatacacacactcactaataCACCACGGGCAATTGGAGTACGCTAATTGGGCTAATCTGCatacctttggactgtgggaggaaaccagagtatccagaggaaacccaccaagcacgggtagAACATGT containing:
- the LOC128508324 gene encoding CD209 antigen-like protein E isoform X2; this encodes MKQMNENVYANSGTDNRSVASKDSYEDIYVNEAVPETQVTRCHKETTTSGCYRLKAVCVVLLFVLLLTAITVLSFKFITERHLNKQLQQKTDELQKTLDALDMQDKLRWKNLSSSLYYFSEMKNWDESRQDCRERGADLVIINSKEKQLKGSRTWIGLSDRDKEGEWKWVDGTPLTSGNWGPGQPDNFNEEDCAEIGFPDKQDLNDRPCSHKQGWICEKRVESNSSEVKY
- the LOC128508324 gene encoding CD209 antigen-like protein A isoform X3, whose translation is MKQMNENVYANSGTDNRSVASKDSYEDIYVNEAVPETQVTRCHKETTTSERHLNKQLQQKTDELQKTLDALDMQDKLRWKNLSSSLYYFSEMKNWDESRQDCRERGADLVIINSKEKQEFIVEQLKGSRTWIGLSDRDKEGEWKWVDGTPLTSGNWGPGQPDNFNEEDCAEIGFPDKQDLNDRPCSHKQGWICEKRVESNSSEVKY
- the LOC128508324 gene encoding CD209 antigen-like protein E isoform X1 produces the protein MKQMNENVYANSGTDNRSVASKDSYEDIYVNEAVPETQVTRCHKETTTSGCYRLKAVCVVLLFVLLLTAITVLSFKFITERHLNKQLQQKTDELQKTLDALDMQDKLRWKNLSSSLYYFSEMKNWDESRQDCRERGADLVIINSKEKQEFIVEQLKGSRTWIGLSDRDKEGEWKWVDGTPLTSGNWGPGQPDNFNEEDCAEIGFPDKQDLNDRPCSHKQGWICEKRVESNSSEVKY